The following coding sequences lie in one Lytechinus pictus isolate F3 Inbred unplaced genomic scaffold, Lp3.0 scaffold_20, whole genome shotgun sequence genomic window:
- the LOC129282843 gene encoding galanin receptor 2a-like — MNNSSVPSTVSTSEGLSYLSTTIVYVLFGVFGIIGNGLVLLVIARVGDLQSITNLFIANQSLIDLCTSVILIANYVLPLPSLPKDRPGLATFICRYWYSRYPFWSLIVASSLNLVLMTLERFCAVFYPIRFRQHTNYKLLKFIAFLPWAIGFLFQLSSGYFTFFDGNDCIQSFFSHPAFKNVFQPVAVTLEFILPVVVMVVVYTGIFIRLRNDSMRAFNHSTRGEKKPNSKIASQQPRIADYRSRARRNIIKTLLMVSVFFIVCWSTNMVLLFIFNCCGAGVDLNSLLYKISVILGFGNMWINPFIYSFQYRWFQKGLRKVFCKGNRKSKTEAVQTISKARNQTSETVSI, encoded by the coding sequence ATGAATAACTCCAGCGTTCCAAGTACAGTTTCGACGTCTGAAGGGCTCAGCTACCTCTCAACCACAATTGTGTATGTCCTGTTTGGCGTATTTGGAATCATTGGCAATGGGCTCGTACTCCTTGTTATTGCCAGAGTCGGTGATCTCCAGAGTATCACAAATCTCTTCATCGCCAACCAATCCCTGATCGATCTGTGTACGTCGGTTATCCTAATCGCTAACTATGTTCTACCACTACCATCACTGCCAAAAGATCGACCAGGTCTGGCTACGTTTATCTGCCGTTACTGGTATAGTAGGTACCCGTTCTGGTCACTTATCGTAGCTAGTTCTCTGAACCTGGTCTTGATGACACTGGAACGTTTTTGTGCCGTATTTTACCCCATCCGTTTCAGACAACATACCAACTATAAGCTCCTCAAGTTCATCGCATTCCTCCCATGGGCTATAGGGTTTTTATTCCAGCTCTCGTCGGGGTATTTTACCTTCTTTGATGGTAACGACTGCATACAATCATTCTTTTCTCATCCTGCTTTCAAGAACGTCTTTCAACCTGTAGCCGTTACTCTGGAATTCATATTGCCTGTCGTTGTTATGGTTGTCGTGTACACAGGGATCTTCATTCGGCTTCGCAACGATAGTATGCGCGCATTCAATCATTCTACGCGAGGCGAGAAGAAGCCCAATTCAAAAATCGCAAGCCAACAACCGCGCATCGCCGATTACCGGAGCAGAGCAAGAAGAAATATCATAAAGACCCTACTAATGGTTTCGGTATTCTTTATTGTATGTTGGTCTACGAATATGGTCTTACTCTTCATCTTCAATTGCTGTGGAGCGGGCGTGGACTTGAACAGCTTGCTCTATAAGATTTCCGTGATTCTTGGTTTTGGAAACATGTGGATAAATcccttcatttattcttttcaatacCGCTGGTTTCAGAAAGGTCTAAGAAAGGTCTTCTGCAAAGGTAACAGAAAGAGCAAAACTGAAGCGGTACAAACAATTTCCAAGGCTCGGAATCAGACAAGTGAAACGGTTTCTATTTAA
- the LOC135157938 gene encoding galanin receptor 2b-like, with the protein MDNSTELLATSAIPGSRDLSTSIIYTVFGIFGIVGNGLVLLVIAQVENLRGVTNLFIANQSVIDFSSSIVLIANFVVPLPHLPSDQPILAEFLCRFWYTKYFFWSLIVASSLNLVLMTLPMRYRSYTNTRRLKFVAVLPWMIGFLFQLAVVCYTILEDNQCVLYWSYWEPVFFKVFGSMAVFLEFLLPLIVIIIVYSSIAVRLSHSCQRSEVKLDPLSRSKKVVDYRNRATKNIIKTMMFVSIFFIICWFLNQVVVFALISWGGNVDPNGILYRISVFMGFGNMCINPIIYSFQYHWFQKGLKKLFCKNRRGIQSQAIETVSGTTKNKP; encoded by the coding sequence ATGGACAACAGTACAGAACTCTTGGCAACTTCCGCAATTCCAGGATCGAGAGATCTATCCACTAGCATCATCTACACTGTATTCGGCATCTTCGGTATCGTCGGCAATGGACTCGTTCTCCTTGTCATCGCCCAAGTCGAAAATCTTCGTGGTGTTACCAATCTTTTCATTGCCAACCAATCTGTAATCGACTTCTCATCCTCGATCGTTCTTATCGCAAACTTCGTCGTGCCTCTACCGCATTTGCCATCAGACCAGCCAATCCTAGCTGAATTCCTCTGCCGATTCTGGTACACCAAGTACTTCTTTTGGTCCCTCATAGTTGCCAGTTCCTTGAATCTTGTCCTGATGACTCTTCCCATGAGGTATCGCAGCTACACTAACACTCGACGTCTGAAGTTCGTAGCAGTTCTTCCCTGGATGATTGGCTTTCTGTTCCAGCTTGCCGTTGTGTGTTATACAATTCTAGAGGATAACCAGTGTGTCCTTTACTGGTCATACTGGGAACCCGTGTTTTTCAAAGTTTTTGGTTCCATGGCTGTGTTCTTGGAATTCCTACTACCGTTGATAGTCATTATCATCGTTTACTCATCTATAGCAGTACGGCTTTCCCATTCCTGTCAACGAAGTGAGGTGAAGTTGGATCCTCTTTCCCGAAGCAAGAAAGTTGTGGATTATCGCAATCGCGCCACCaaaaacataattaaaacaatgaTGTTTGTctcaatatttttcatcatatgTTGGTTTTTAAATCAAGTTGTAGTTTTTGCTTTGATATCTTGGGGTGGTAACGTTGATCCAAATGGTATCCTATATCGTATATCTGTATTCATGGGATTCGGAAATATGTGCATCAATcctatcatttattcattccaatACCATTGGTTTCAGAAGGGTCTGAAAAAACTGTTCTGTAAAAACAGAAGAGGTATCCAAAGTCAAGCGATTGAAACAGTGTCAGGAACTACAAAAAATAAAccataa